Proteins from a single region of Dysosmobacter acutus:
- a CDS encoding GNAT family N-acetyltransferase has protein sequence MCAEFVNVTAETLANEHLCCIIRTKKPHPGVEAKRAWLSERLKEGHVFRKLAAKATVFIEYAPLESAWVPVTGGNYLYVYCLWVESGLKGNGYGKALMEYCLADAKAQGKSGVCMLGSTKQKAWLSDQAFAKKFGFEVVDSTGYGYDLLALSFDGTAPQFTAAAKAGVIDEEELTIYYDLQCPYIHQAIEVVRRHCGANDISASFIPVDSLQKAKELPCVFNNWSVFYKGRFETVNLLLDVSNLKRLLKK, from the coding sequence ATGTGTGCTGAATTCGTCAATGTAACGGCAGAAACCCTGGCCAATGAGCACCTGTGCTGCATCATACGCACCAAAAAGCCTCATCCGGGCGTGGAGGCAAAGCGCGCCTGGCTTTCAGAGAGGCTGAAGGAGGGGCACGTCTTTCGAAAATTGGCCGCAAAGGCCACGGTTTTCATCGAATATGCGCCTCTTGAATCGGCGTGGGTTCCCGTCACCGGCGGCAATTATCTCTATGTGTACTGCCTGTGGGTGGAAAGCGGCCTCAAGGGAAACGGGTATGGCAAGGCGCTGATGGAGTACTGCTTGGCAGACGCAAAAGCGCAGGGGAAATCCGGCGTCTGCATGCTTGGATCGACCAAGCAGAAGGCCTGGCTCTCCGATCAGGCCTTTGCAAAAAAATTTGGCTTTGAGGTGGTGGATTCCACCGGATATGGCTATGATCTGCTTGCGCTTTCCTTTGACGGCACAGCGCCGCAGTTTACAGCAGCTGCAAAAGCCGGGGTGATTGACGAGGAAGAGCTGACCATTTACTACGATCTGCAGTGCCCCTATATCCATCAAGCCATTGAGGTGGTGCGCCGGCATTGCGGGGCGAATGACATCTCCGCCTCCTTTATCCCGGTGGATTCGCTGCAAAAGGCCAAGGAGCTGCCCTGCGTCTTCAACAACTGGTCCGTATTTTATAAAGGCAGATTTGAGACCGTCAATCTCCTGCTGGATGTCTCCAACTTAAAGAGACTGCTGAAAAAATGA
- a CDS encoding discoidin domain-containing protein produces MVPIHQEISPPELCFIPGKDRNESMALTAPMPESSPRLDEVCTDARPLLTWRNSDGGIPPRKYILQMDTDESFCTTDFFQVEGIPEDVYISAARVEKELKDKTQWFWRVKAVDSMGVESDWSTEYGGITARFFIDTAEKDSFEYLRLPISDITTSFGYGKENILDRNDKSETYWEGAAGQSSHWIRFDLGEPKLLSRIFMTSGAAGWRACLASGSDWANPSNLDGRLAEYIWQYSNDDKTWTDIAETERRGANSFRAVIDLEKDISARYVRLCIRAWHGRSPKIYDILLYSRAQPAVPEVPHGNYVLVISNIFSFVPEKGIVKTDFGKMIKGTDGHIAPPWDLDVLELPAHMFSLKMFEQIKHKPLAIFLSGSPNVFCQLPLFEFNGEYELIRTTNIPVWGSCAGIQMMGMAYGSTAARDTGRSYRTNELQDIIEQDIPPISIQKEDPIWKGMSTPFYGTELHSWMVSLIPEGWEILATSKDSKGFVCNEMIRATGRLMYGSQFHPEIAKPFNCAKELMISFLSMAVNIAKNQGTWITQLSAGNFS; encoded by the coding sequence ATGGTTCCGATTCATCAAGAAATTTCACCGCCTGAATTATGTTTTATTCCCGGGAAGGACAGGAATGAAAGTATGGCACTGACGGCTCCGATGCCAGAGAGCTCTCCGCGTCTTGACGAGGTTTGCACCGATGCAAGACCGCTTCTCACCTGGAGAAACAGCGATGGGGGGATTCCACCCCGCAAATATATACTTCAAATGGATACCGATGAGTCGTTTTGTACTACGGACTTTTTTCAAGTAGAGGGAATCCCGGAGGATGTCTATATCTCTGCGGCAAGAGTGGAAAAAGAATTGAAGGACAAAACCCAGTGGTTCTGGAGAGTGAAAGCTGTCGATTCCATGGGAGTGGAGAGCGACTGGAGTACAGAATACGGGGGAATTACAGCCAGGTTTTTTATTGATACCGCAGAAAAAGACAGCTTTGAATATTTAAGGCTGCCAATATCCGATATTACGACGTCGTTCGGATACGGCAAAGAGAATATTTTAGACCGGAATGACAAGAGCGAAACCTATTGGGAAGGAGCCGCCGGACAATCCAGTCACTGGATTCGCTTTGATTTGGGCGAACCTAAATTACTTTCGCGGATTTTCATGACAAGTGGGGCAGCCGGTTGGCGAGCCTGCCTGGCAAGCGGATCTGATTGGGCAAACCCTTCAAATCTTGACGGAAGGCTGGCGGAATATATCTGGCAATACAGCAATGATGATAAAACCTGGACGGATATTGCTGAAACGGAGCGGAGGGGCGCAAATTCCTTCAGAGCAGTTATCGACCTTGAAAAGGACATTTCAGCTCGATACGTCAGGCTCTGCATTAGAGCCTGGCATGGCCGCAGTCCCAAAATCTATGATATTTTGCTGTATTCAAGGGCTCAGCCTGCTGTTCCCGAAGTTCCTCACGGAAACTATGTCCTTGTAATAAGCAATATTTTTAGCTTTGTACCGGAAAAGGGCATAGTGAAAACCGACTTCGGCAAGATGATAAAGGGAACAGACGGACATATTGCTCCCCCATGGGACTTGGATGTTTTAGAGCTTCCCGCACACATGTTTTCACTGAAAATGTTTGAGCAGATAAAGCATAAGCCTTTGGCTATCTTTCTTTCCGGTTCCCCCAATGTATTTTGCCAGCTTCCCCTTTTTGAATTCAACGGCGAGTATGAGTTGATCAGGACCACCAATATCCCTGTCTGGGGGTCCTGTGCGGGGATACAGATGATGGGAATGGCTTACGGCAGCACTGCTGCAAGGGATACAGGGCGCTCATACAGGACCAACGAATTGCAGGATATTATTGAACAAGACATTCCTCCCATCTCTATCCAGAAAGAAGATCCCATTTGGAAGGGTATGAGTACTCCGTTTTATGGTACAGAGCTTCATTCATGGATGGTTTCCCTTATCCCGGAAGGATGGGAAATTCTTGCGACGTCAAAAGACAGCAAAGGGTTTGTTTGCAATGAAATGATTCGGGCCACCGGGAGGCTGATGTATGGCTCTCAGTTCCATCCGGAAATAGCCAAACCATTTAACTGCGCAAAAGAACTTATGATATCCTTTTTGAGCATGGCTGTAAATATTGCTAAGAATCAGGGAACATGGATTACTCAATTGAGCGCGGGCAATTTCTCTTAA
- a CDS encoding M24 family metallopeptidase, which translates to MFQKELTKIQLKQTYEFPIEEYRARLEKVQAEMANNNLPALLLHQPENIRYVSGFFTTGIFSYHALLIPAEGEPVLIIRDMEEGAMRNTAWVSQRTAYADDKNPVPASIAAAACAVEQLGLSESVIGVDLHSWFLTPERLNELKRQLPKVTFVEEPKIVDLLRVIKSPNEIAVIRRAAAAVCAGMRGAIAAVQDGITERELATATYASLIKGGSESPVDGVIISGERTVELHGRFTDRVVQPGDPVYFELTGSVSWYVARTMRTVINGKPTDAQRRLADTIYSIQDAGIEKMQVGANAGEVDRIFREGMIRSGAKESYTNRTAYSIGLTYRPSAGEFIRELVPGSDWTFQPGMVFHVLTMAQGLGFSETILITENGPERLTDIERKLFSLK; encoded by the coding sequence ATGTTTCAGAAGGAATTGACAAAAATTCAATTAAAACAAACCTATGAATTTCCCATTGAGGAGTATCGTGCAAGATTGGAAAAGGTACAGGCAGAGATGGCTAACAACAACCTTCCTGCGCTGTTGCTGCACCAACCGGAAAACATCCGCTATGTTAGCGGCTTCTTTACTACCGGTATTTTTTCCTACCATGCACTGCTGATCCCCGCGGAAGGCGAGCCCGTGCTGATTATCCGTGACATGGAGGAGGGGGCGATGCGAAACACCGCCTGGGTGTCTCAGCGCACAGCCTATGCTGACGATAAGAATCCAGTTCCTGCCTCGATCGCTGCCGCTGCCTGTGCGGTAGAGCAGCTGGGACTTTCCGAAAGTGTGATCGGAGTTGACCTTCACTCTTGGTTTTTAACGCCAGAGCGCTTAAATGAGTTGAAGCGCCAGCTTCCAAAAGTCACTTTCGTTGAAGAACCCAAGATTGTCGATCTTTTGCGCGTCATCAAATCGCCTAATGAGATTGCGGTCATCCGCCGTGCAGCCGCAGCGGTCTGTGCTGGAATGCGCGGAGCCATCGCCGCCGTGCAGGACGGCATTACAGAGCGCGAACTTGCAACAGCCACGTACGCCTCGCTGATCAAGGGCGGGAGCGAGTCGCCGGTCGACGGTGTAATCATTTCCGGCGAACGGACGGTCGAGCTGCATGGACGGTTCACAGACCGCGTTGTACAGCCTGGTGATCCTGTCTACTTTGAGCTGACTGGCAGCGTGAGTTGGTATGTCGCCCGCACCATGCGTACGGTAATCAACGGCAAGCCTACTGACGCCCAGCGCCGCCTCGCCGATACTATTTACTCCATACAGGATGCCGGTATTGAAAAAATGCAGGTCGGTGCCAACGCCGGCGAGGTGGACCGTATCTTCCGCGAAGGGATGATCCGCAGCGGTGCTAAGGAGAGTTATACGAACCGTACGGCTTATTCCATTGGCCTTACCTACAGGCCTTCAGCGGGCGAGTTCATCCGCGAACTGGTGCCTGGCTCCGATTGGACCTTCCAGCCCGGTATGGTCTTCCATGTGCTGACAATGGCGCAGGGACTTGGCTTCAGTGAAACAATACTGATTACCGAAAATGGTCCTGAACGGTTGACTGATATCGAGCGCAAGCTTTTTTCTCTGAAATAA
- a CDS encoding sodium:solute symporter family protein translates to MSTIGFVDIAVIFLYMVIMIGIGIMCGKKVKNSKDFTSAGQSLNLKLVVGSSIATCMGAGVIFGNFANVYKHGMSGYAQTLCYFIVGFPILILLSKPLRKSGATSIPEFLEMRYNKNTRSISSLCVLLMACSYTAAQFTAFGTTCEALGLTDRTTGALIGALVIVLFTVFSGLWGVTTTDTLQSVILIVGMAIIIPFISFHQAGGVEFVLANTDPDRLNVFKGMEPLTMLGYVLANVLAVSVDPAYSQRALAAKDAKTATRGLTIAGIIAFVTYVIVIMSVYCIPFIFPGLEDGSQYVPMLVSAYFPPVLKGLMLSAILGLLLTTGDSFLLIISSTLTDDVIPRFAPNMDSDRKLKLNRIIIPCSAVVILLLVMYWDDVFQLFRVGGSSYGAGVFFPLVLGVLWKKMNAKVANVAMLTGCLVSTIWDYTFNKATGIAGVILGSSICLIICVVGSLLSNKKGNEASEKSNEA, encoded by the coding sequence ATGAGTACAATAGGATTTGTGGATATTGCAGTTATCTTTTTATACATGGTAATCATGATCGGCATTGGCATCATGTGTGGGAAGAAAGTCAAAAATTCCAAAGACTTTACAAGCGCGGGACAAAGCCTGAATCTGAAACTTGTTGTTGGTTCCAGCATTGCAACCTGCATGGGTGCAGGGGTTATTTTCGGCAACTTTGCCAATGTTTACAAACATGGTATGTCGGGATATGCCCAGACCTTATGCTACTTCATCGTGGGATTCCCCATCCTCATTCTTCTTTCCAAGCCTCTGCGTAAGAGTGGAGCTACATCAATTCCTGAATTCCTGGAGATGCGTTATAACAAGAATACCCGGTCCATCTCCTCTTTGTGCGTTCTTTTGATGGCTTGCAGCTATACCGCGGCACAATTTACCGCTTTTGGCACTACCTGCGAAGCTCTCGGACTGACGGATCGAACTACGGGGGCCTTGATCGGCGCGCTTGTTATTGTTCTTTTCACGGTATTCAGTGGTCTCTGGGGTGTTACTACAACAGATACCCTTCAATCTGTCATCCTCATTGTCGGTATGGCGATTATCATTCCCTTTATTTCTTTCCATCAGGCGGGCGGTGTTGAATTTGTCCTGGCAAATACGGATCCGGATCGCTTGAATGTTTTCAAGGGCATGGAGCCTCTCACGATGCTGGGCTATGTGTTAGCAAACGTGCTTGCCGTCTCTGTCGATCCCGCCTATTCCCAGCGAGCGCTCGCCGCGAAAGATGCCAAGACGGCCACCAGAGGCCTTACTATAGCGGGCATCATCGCATTCGTGACCTACGTCATCGTCATCATGTCCGTTTATTGCATACCTTTTATTTTCCCCGGACTGGAAGACGGTTCTCAATATGTTCCCATGCTCGTTTCCGCTTATTTCCCGCCCGTGCTGAAGGGTCTGATGCTATCTGCAATTCTCGGCCTGCTGCTTACGACAGGCGACTCTTTCCTGCTGATCATCTCCTCCACTCTCACAGACGATGTGATTCCCAGATTTGCTCCGAATATGGATAGTGACAGGAAGCTGAAGCTCAACAGAATTATTATTCCCTGCTCTGCTGTGGTAATCCTCCTTCTTGTCATGTACTGGGACGATGTATTCCAGCTGTTCAGAGTTGGCGGCAGCTCCTACGGCGCAGGCGTGTTCTTCCCGCTGGTGCTTGGTGTATTGTGGAAGAAAATGAATGCAAAGGTTGCAAATGTCGCTATGCTGACGGGTTGCCTTGTCTCAACTATTTGGGACTACACGTTTAACAAGGCAACTGGTATTGCCGGCGTTATTCTTGGCTCCAGTATTTGTTTGATTATCTGTGTTGTGGGGTCCCTTCTCTCCAATAAAAAAGGAAATGAGGCCTCTGAGAAATCTAACGAAGCGTAA
- a CDS encoding MATE family efflux transporter codes for MATPAVAAQIINLLYNLVDRMYIGHIHPIETVGKLALTGVGVCLPIIMVISAFAALVSMGGASRASIYLGKRENDTAERIMGNCFTLLVLIAIALTLIVQVFAKDLLLAFGASPNTIEYALSYMKIYSLGTLFVQLTLGMNAFITAQGFSKTSMLTILIGAVCNIILDPIFIFGLKLGVAGAALATIISQAISMTWILRFLTGRKSTIRLRPGKLKLSGKIILPCVALGLAPFIMQSTESLIAVCFNSSLLKYGGDLAVGAMTILTSVMQFSMLPLQGLTQGAQPIISYNYGAKNAGRVRGTFRLLLICCLVYSTALWGAVQLFPQGFIEIFNNEPELVAFTVHALRIYMAVSFVFGAQLACQQTFIALGNAKSSLFLALLRKIILLIPLIYLLPALMADKTTAVFLAEPVADFLAVSTTVTLFTIQFKKAMHRLDAPLQE; via the coding sequence ATGGCGACACCGGCGGTTGCGGCGCAGATCATCAATCTGCTGTATAACCTGGTGGACCGGATGTATATCGGCCATATCCATCCCATTGAGACGGTGGGAAAGCTGGCGCTGACCGGCGTTGGCGTCTGCCTGCCGATCATCATGGTGATTTCGGCCTTTGCGGCACTGGTCAGCATGGGCGGCGCCTCCCGGGCCTCCATCTACCTTGGAAAGCGGGAAAACGATACGGCGGAGCGGATCATGGGGAATTGCTTTACGCTGTTGGTTTTGATCGCCATTGCTCTGACACTGATTGTGCAGGTGTTTGCAAAAGACCTGCTGCTGGCCTTCGGCGCCAGCCCCAACACCATAGAGTATGCCCTGTCCTATATGAAAATTTACAGCCTGGGCACGCTGTTTGTCCAGCTGACCCTTGGTATGAACGCATTTATCACCGCCCAGGGCTTCTCCAAGACCAGCATGCTGACCATACTCATCGGCGCGGTCTGCAACATCATTTTGGACCCTATCTTCATTTTTGGACTGAAGCTTGGCGTGGCCGGCGCCGCACTGGCCACCATCATTTCCCAGGCGATCTCCATGACCTGGATTTTAAGATTCCTCACCGGCAGAAAGTCCACAATCCGTCTGCGCCCGGGAAAGCTGAAGCTCTCCGGAAAGATCATTCTGCCCTGCGTGGCGCTGGGGCTTGCGCCCTTTATCATGCAGTCCACCGAGAGCCTGATCGCTGTGTGCTTCAACTCCTCGCTGCTCAAATACGGCGGCGATCTGGCCGTGGGCGCCATGACCATCCTCACCAGCGTGATGCAGTTTTCCATGCTGCCCCTTCAGGGGCTGACCCAGGGCGCCCAGCCCATCATAAGCTATAATTACGGCGCGAAAAATGCCGGCAGGGTCCGCGGGACCTTCCGGCTGCTGCTGATCTGCTGCCTTGTGTACTCCACGGCCCTGTGGGGCGCGGTGCAGCTGTTCCCACAGGGGTTTATCGAAATTTTCAACAATGAACCGGAACTGGTGGCATTTACCGTCCATGCGCTGCGGATCTATATGGCGGTTTCCTTTGTGTTCGGCGCACAGCTGGCCTGCCAGCAGACCTTCATTGCCCTGGGAAATGCCAAAAGTTCGTTGTTCCTTGCGCTGCTGCGCAAAATCATCCTGCTGATCCCGCTGATTTACCTGCTGCCCGCGCTGATGGCCGACAAGACCACGGCGGTATTCCTGGCGGAGCCGGTGGCTGATTTCCTGGCGGTGTCCACCACAGTCACCCTCTTTACCATCCAGTTTAAAAAGGCCATGCACCGTCTGGATGCGCCGCTCCAAGAATAA
- a CDS encoding LytTR family DNA-binding domain-containing protein: protein MKITIEELPGAELEIILRCPRADEQIRSLANRISALVEGRIAVRAEEETRLLEPEEVLYIEAVEGTAFVYTENAVWPTRLTLSETEGLSEGFFRCSKSMVVNLRRIERLCSGLNGRLIATLANGEKILISRHYAAPIRWALLNG from the coding sequence TTGAAAATCACCATAGAGGAGCTGCCCGGCGCGGAGCTGGAGATTATTCTCCGCTGTCCCAGGGCCGATGAACAGATCCGGTCCCTGGCAAATCGGATTTCTGCCCTGGTAGAGGGACGGATTGCCGTCCGGGCAGAGGAGGAGACCAGGCTTTTGGAGCCGGAAGAGGTGCTCTACATCGAGGCGGTGGAGGGGACCGCGTTTGTCTACACGGAGAACGCGGTCTGGCCCACCCGGCTGACGCTGAGCGAGACGGAGGGGCTGTCGGAGGGATTCTTCCGCTGCTCCAAAAGCATGGTGGTCAATCTCCGGCGGATTGAGCGGCTGTGCAGCGGGCTCAACGGAAGGCTGATCGCCACATTGGCCAATGGGGAAAAAATCCTGATCTCCCGCCATTACGCGGCGCCGATCCGGTGGGCGCTTTTGAACGGATAA
- the alr gene encoding alanine racemase: MHTFKLLPGYILNISAGFTPGGEQKNFKMKSTLKRTWAEINLDNLTYNFEAIRRTVAPGTKLLGVVKADAYGHGAVLVAKHLEAIGASFLAVSNIDECEELRFSGVHLPILMLGYTPSDQAERILRLDMTQSLQDINIARAFSNAAVASGKQMRVHIKLDTGMSRLGFQCDDVHFDKSLRDILEVLKLPGLDVEGVFTHFCVSDETAAEHTAFTNIQHDRFVRMIEAVESRGGFKFRIRHCCNSGGIANYSEWAEDMVRCGIILYGTDSLAKKMGLKPVMTLKTTVSTIKELTAGTSVSYGRGFFAARPSRIAVLPIGYADGLHRSLSGKLQVLTSCGRASQVGRICMDMCMIDVTDLPEIAVGDEVEIFGEHILCETNARLCGTISYELLCAISKRVPRYYYYKGELSGYDLRLLG; encoded by the coding sequence ATGCACACTTTCAAGCTCTTGCCGGGATATATCCTTAATATCTCTGCTGGATTTACACCAGGAGGTGAACAAAAAAATTTCAAAATGAAGAGTACTCTTAAACGTACATGGGCAGAAATAAACCTTGATAACCTCACCTATAATTTTGAAGCCATCCGACGCACCGTCGCTCCCGGCACAAAACTTCTTGGAGTCGTAAAAGCTGACGCTTATGGCCATGGCGCTGTACTGGTGGCTAAGCATCTGGAGGCCATCGGCGCAAGCTTCCTTGCTGTTTCCAATATCGATGAATGCGAGGAACTGCGTTTCAGCGGTGTCCATCTGCCTATTCTCATGCTTGGCTATACACCTTCCGATCAGGCGGAACGCATTTTGCGTCTCGACATGACACAGTCCCTGCAGGACATCAACATTGCCAGAGCTTTCTCCAATGCCGCTGTTGCCTCAGGCAAGCAGATGCGGGTGCACATTAAACTTGACACCGGCATGAGCCGCCTCGGCTTCCAGTGTGATGACGTACACTTTGACAAAAGCCTGCGGGATATCCTTGAAGTACTTAAACTGCCCGGGCTCGATGTTGAGGGTGTATTCACACACTTTTGTGTTTCCGACGAAACAGCAGCGGAGCACACCGCGTTTACCAACATCCAGCACGACCGTTTCGTTCGTATGATAGAGGCAGTGGAGTCAAGGGGCGGCTTCAAATTTCGCATTCGCCACTGCTGCAACTCCGGCGGCATCGCCAACTACAGCGAATGGGCGGAAGACATGGTGCGCTGCGGCATCATCCTCTACGGTACAGACAGTCTTGCTAAAAAGATGGGTCTTAAACCGGTCATGACGCTCAAAACCACAGTATCCACAATCAAGGAATTAACAGCCGGCACTTCCGTAAGCTACGGTCGAGGGTTTTTTGCTGCCCGTCCAAGCCGAATCGCTGTTCTCCCCATCGGCTATGCCGATGGACTGCACCGATCACTCTCGGGCAAGTTACAGGTGCTCACATCTTGTGGCAGGGCCTCCCAGGTGGGGCGCATCTGTATGGATATGTGCATGATTGACGTGACCGACCTCCCGGAAATTGCAGTCGGCGATGAGGTTGAAATATTCGGCGAGCATATTCTGTGCGAAACCAATGCCAGGTTGTGCGGTACTATTTCATATGAGTTATTATGTGCCATTTCCAAGCGTGTGCCGCGTTACTACTATTACAAAGGTGAACTATCAGGGTACGACCTGCGGTTACTTGGATAA
- a CDS encoding M24 family metallopeptidase, whose protein sequence is MDNFVISDAPLTSGLEFPLEEYKMRLRRAQEEMKKHGLPLLLLHQPENILYLSGFYTSTGFFSYHALAVPSEGDPVLIVRDMEVPAAEALSWVRTFTVYSDAADPVPVWLDAARRAVEGMGLENGKIGVDEHSWFLTVERWKKMQELLPNATLVAEPRIVDHLRIIKSPREIEYMRMACRQVEAGMRAGLNAVKEGAVEKELAAAVFNAEVHAGAGIPLIGIITSGSRTNQLHGAYGDRVLERGDIAYFELVASCHKYDAKMMRSAIVGPASDEQKRVAEIILRTQDKAISLMLPGTPSSVIDSACREPILKAGLRETYTNRVGYSIGLNYRPSAGEFIREFVPGKDWKLESGMIFHMLMMAGGMGFSESVLVTDNGPERLTTLERVLFENM, encoded by the coding sequence ATGGATAATTTTGTTATTTCTGACGCTCCCTTGACCTCTGGTTTGGAATTTCCCCTTGAAGAGTACAAAATGCGTCTGCGGCGTGCACAGGAAGAAATGAAAAAACACGGTCTTCCGTTGCTGTTGCTGCACCAGCCGGAAAACATCCTCTATCTGAGTGGCTTCTACACTTCAACTGGATTTTTTTCATACCACGCTTTGGCTGTCCCAAGTGAAGGCGACCCCGTGTTGATCGTCCGTGATATGGAGGTCCCCGCCGCGGAGGCGCTATCTTGGGTTAGGACTTTTACCGTCTATTCAGATGCGGCCGACCCTGTGCCTGTTTGGCTGGATGCGGCGCGCAGAGCAGTCGAGGGAATGGGGCTTGAAAACGGGAAAATTGGTGTGGATGAACATTCCTGGTTTTTGACAGTTGAACGTTGGAAAAAAATGCAGGAGCTGCTGCCTAATGCAACCTTGGTTGCGGAGCCCCGCATTGTTGATCATCTGCGTATTATTAAATCCCCAAGAGAAATCGAATATATGCGTATGGCCTGCCGTCAAGTGGAAGCAGGCATGCGCGCAGGTTTAAACGCTGTAAAAGAAGGAGCAGTTGAAAAGGAATTAGCCGCTGCCGTATTCAACGCCGAAGTCCATGCCGGCGCGGGAATCCCTCTCATCGGCATCATCACCTCAGGCAGCAGAACAAATCAATTGCACGGTGCCTATGGTGATAGGGTTCTTGAACGCGGCGATATCGCCTACTTTGAACTGGTTGCCTCCTGCCACAAATACGACGCAAAAATGATGCGAAGTGCCATTGTGGGACCGGCAAGCGACGAGCAAAAGCGTGTCGCGGAGATAATCCTCCGCACGCAGGACAAGGCTATTTCGCTAATGCTGCCGGGAACCCCTTCCAGCGTAATTGACAGCGCTTGCCGCGAACCGATTCTGAAGGCTGGGCTGCGCGAGACGTATACAAACCGTGTCGGCTACTCGATTGGTCTTAACTATCGCCCTTCCGCCGGTGAATTTATCCGTGAATTTGTCCCCGGGAAGGATTGGAAATTGGAATCCGGAATGATTTTCCATATGCTGATGATGGCGGGCGGAATGGGCTTTAGCGAAAGTGTTCTTGTAACGGACAATGGGCCCGAGCGCTTGACCACCCTGGAGCGTGTACTTTTTGAAAATATGTAA
- a CDS encoding DUF6017 domain-containing protein, whose product MPQAIFAYHLGMDAEQYAFFRIPKLLITEPYFRRLSTDAKLLYGLMLDRMSLSMRNGWMDDDGHVYIYFTLEEACEQLCCKTDKAVKLFAELDSAKGVGLIKRVKQGLGRPAKIYVLRFMGMEDEPGEDTPEPEPPSYRNPDFGKTEVKSSEKPKSGPRKIRSQDLGKTEGNKTDKNNTELSNTDLSIHPGAQPEEVIEGYRKEIRENIEYDHLRRQHPYDDIDEIADLMLEVLCTQGSFMRIGGKQLYTALVKERFLKLDSSHIEYVLDCLRESTADIRNIKAYLLEMLFNAPATCGSYYRAKVNHDFHDSG is encoded by the coding sequence ATGCCGCAGGCGATCTTTGCGTACCATCTTGGCATGGACGCCGAGCAATACGCCTTTTTCCGCATCCCCAAGCTCCTGATCACCGAGCCGTACTTTCGGCGGCTCTCCACCGACGCGAAGCTGCTGTACGGCCTCATGCTGGACCGCATGAGCCTGTCCATGAGAAACGGCTGGATGGACGATGACGGCCATGTGTATATCTACTTTACGCTGGAGGAGGCGTGCGAACAGCTCTGCTGCAAGACGGATAAGGCGGTCAAGTTATTTGCGGAGCTGGACAGCGCCAAAGGCGTGGGACTCATCAAGCGTGTCAAGCAAGGGCTGGGAAGGCCGGCAAAGATCTATGTTCTCCGCTTCATGGGCATGGAGGACGAACCAGGCGAGGATACGCCGGAACCGGAGCCTCCGAGCTACCGAAATCCAGACTTCGGAAAAACCGAAGTCAAGAGTTCTGAAAAACCGAAGTCTGGACCTCGGAAAATCAGAAGTCAAGACCTCGGAAAAACCGAGGGTAATAAGACTGATAAGAATAATACTGAGTTGAGTAATACTGATTTATCTATCCATCCGGGCGCGCAGCCGGAGGAGGTGATCGAGGGATACCGAAAAGAGATTCGGGAGAACATCGAGTATGACCACCTGCGCCGGCAGCATCCCTATGACGACATCGACGAGATCGCGGACCTCATGCTGGAGGTCCTCTGCACACAGGGCAGCTTCATGCGGATCGGTGGAAAGCAGCTTTATACGGCGTTAGTGAAGGAGCGTTTTCTGAAGCTGGATTCCTCCCACATCGAGTATGTGCTGGACTGCCTGCGGGAGAGCACCGCGGACATTCGCAACATCAAAGCCTATCTGCTGGAGATGCTGTTCAACGCCCCGGCTACCTGCGGCAGCTACTACCGCGCCAAAGTGAATCACGACTTCCACGACAGCGGATAG